The window AAGCCGCTGAGCTGCGCTTGCCGGTGCTGGCGCGCATTGCCGGTTACGCCTCGTCGGGCGTCGATCCGGCGATCATGGGCATCGGCCCGGCGCCGGCCGCGCGCCGCTGCCTGGAAAAAGCCGGTTGGCGGCTGGAGGAAGTCGATCTGATCGAAGCCAACGAAGCCTTCGCCGCGCAGGCGCTGGCGGTGGGTAAAGAACTGGGCTGGGAGGCGGAGCGGGTCAACGTCAACGGCGGAGCGATCGCGCTGGGGCATCCGATCGGCGCCTCCGGCTGTCGCATTTTGGTGTCGCTGCTGTACGAAATGCAGCGCCGCGGGGTGAACAAGGGGCTGGCGATGCTGTGCATCGGCGGCGGGCAGGGGGTGGCGCTGGCGGTAGAGCGCCCGTAAACAACCGAGGAGGGCACCATGCAGTCATCTGACTATGCGGTATTGGGCGCCGGGCTGATGGGGGTGGGCATCGCCACCCACTTTATTCGCCACGGCCATGAGGTGCTGCTGTATGACCCGGATCCGCAGCGCCTGGCGGAAGCGCCGGCGGTAGCAAGCGGCATTCTGGCTGAGCTGAGCGACGTCGGGCAGTTTGATCGCGGTGAGCGCGACGTGGCGCTGGCGCGCCTGCGCGTGACCGGCAATCTGAACGACGTGGCGCGCGCCCGGCTGCTTATCGAGGCGATCCCGGAACGGCTCGAGCTGAAGCACGCGCTGTATGAGCAACTGGAGGGGCTGATCGCCGACGACGCGGTGATTGCCAGCAACACCAGCGGCCTGCCGCCGGACGAGCTGGCGGCGCGCATGACCCATCCGCAGCGGCTGCTGATCGCCCACTTCTGGCACCCGCCGCACCTGATCCCGCTGGTGGAGATCGTGCCCGGCCGCGCCACCGATCCGCGCCATCTGGCGGCGGTGCAGGCGCTGCTCGGCGGGATGGCGCTGGAGGCGGTGCTGCTGGAGCGCGCCGCGCCGGGGTTTGTCGGCAACCGGCTGCAGTTTGCGGTGCTGCGCGAGGCGCTGCACATCGTCCACAGCGGCATCGCCAGCGCCGAGGTGGTGGATCAGGTGATGCGCGCCTCGCTGGGGCGACGCTACGCCATGGTCGGCCCGCTGGAGGCCGCCGACATGACCGGGCTGGCGACGGTGGCGGACATCGCCCGCCACCTGTTCCCGGAACTGGCGACCGGCGACGAGATGATGGCGCTGGTGGAACAGCGGCTGCAGCGCGGCGATAGCGGCCAGCGCAGCGGCCGGGGATTTTATCTGTGGGATGAAGCGCGCAGGGAACGCATTCAACGGCGGCGGGCGCATCAGCTGCGCTTTGCGCTGAAACCGTAATTTCGCACGCCGTACCTGACAATAACAACGATAGCGAGGTGCCCGATGAGCGTTTTGATTGCCCTGGCAGCACTGGGATTACTGATGCTGGCCGCCTACCGCGGCTACAGCGTGATTTTGTTCGCCCCGATCGCCGCGCTGGGCGCGGTGCTGTTGACCGATCCCGGCGCGGTGGCGCCGACCTTCACCGGGCTGTTTATGGAGAAGATGGTCGGCTTCGTGAAGCTCTACTTCCCGGTGTTCCTGCTGGGGGCGGTATTCGGCAAACTGATCGAGCTGTCCGGCTTTTCCCGATCGATCGTCGCGGCGGCGATCCGCATTCTCGGCCGACGCCACGCCATTCCGGTGATTGTGCTGGTATGCGCGCTGCTGACCTACGGCGGGGTGTCGCTGTTCGTGGTGGCGTTCGCGGTCTATCCGTTCGCCGCCGAGCTGTTCCGCCAGAGCGGCATCCCCAAGCGGCTGATCCCGGCCACCGTAGCGCTCGGCGCCTTCTCCTTCACCATGGACGCCTTGCCCGGCACGCCGCAGATCCAAAACATCATCCCGACCAGCTTCTTCGGCACCAACGCCTGGGCCGCGCCCTGGCTGGGGCTGATCGGCTCGCTGTTCATCATCGCAGTCGGTTTGCTGTATCTTGAACGCCAGCGGCGCAACGCGCAGTTGAAGGGGGAGGGTTACGGCACCGAGCTGCTGAACGAACCGGAAACCCCGGACGACATCAACCTGCCTAACCCGCTGATCGCCATCTTGCCGTTGATTTTGGTCGGAGTATTCAACCTTGGCTTCACCCATTGGATCCCGCAGTGGTACGGCGCCAGCCACGATCTGACGCTGCCGGGGCTGGCCAAGCCCATCACCACCGATGTGGCGAAGATCACCGCCATCTGGGCGGTGGAAGCGGCGCTGGTGTCGGGTATTCTGCTGGTGGTGGTGTTCGGCTTTCGCAATATTCGCGGCCGGCTGGCGGAAGGCAGCAAGACGGCGGTCGGCGGCGCAATTCTGGCGGCGATGAACACCGCCTCCGAATACGGCTTCGGCGCGGTGATCGCCGCGCTGCCGGGCTTTTTGGTGCTGTCGCAGGCGCTGTCGGCGATCCCCAACCCGCTGCTGAACGAAGCGATCAGCGTCACCCTGCTGGCCGGCATCACCGGTTCGGCCTCCGGCGGTATGAGCATCGCGCTGGCGGCGATGGCCGATAACTTCGTGGCCGCCGCCCATGCGGCACACATTCCGCTGGAGGTGCTGCACCGGGTGGCCTCGATGGCCAGCGGCGGCATGGACACCTTGCCGCACAACGGCGCGGTGATCACCCTGCTGGCGATCACCGGCCTCAGCCACCGGCAGGCCTATGGCGGCATCTTCGCCATCACCCTGATCAAAAGCGCTGCGGTGCTGTTCGTGATCGGCGTGTTCTACCTGACCGGCATTGTTTAAAGGAGCGATACCATGAGTGTACAAGGCAAAACCGCGCTGGTGACCGGCTCGACCAGCGGCATCGGCCTCGGGATAGCGTCCGCGCTGGCCGCCGCCGGCGCGCGCGTGATCCTCAACGGCTTCGGCGACGTGGAGCAGGCGCAAATGCAGGTCGCGCGGCTGGGCGCCGCGCCGGGGTATCACGGCGCCGATCTCGGCGATGCGGCCCAGATAGCGGACATGATGCAGTATGCCGAGCGTGAGTTCGGCGGCGTGGACATTCTGGTGAACAACGCCGGCATTCAGCATGTGGCGCCGCTGGATCAGTTCCCGGTGGAGAAATGGAACGCCATCCTCGCCATCAACCTGTCGGCGGTATTCCACACCTGCCGATTGGCGCTGCCGGGGATGCGCGAGCGCAACTGGGGGCGCATCATCAACGTGGCGTCGGTGCACGGGCTGGTGGCGTCGAAAGACAAG of the Serratia marcescens subsp. marcescens ATCC 13880 genome contains:
- a CDS encoding 3-hydroxyacyl-CoA dehydrogenase family protein, coding for MQSSDYAVLGAGLMGVGIATHFIRHGHEVLLYDPDPQRLAEAPAVASGILAELSDVGQFDRGERDVALARLRVTGNLNDVARARLLIEAIPERLELKHALYEQLEGLIADDAVIASNTSGLPPDELAARMTHPQRLLIAHFWHPPHLIPLVEIVPGRATDPRHLAAVQALLGGMALEAVLLERAAPGFVGNRLQFAVLREALHIVHSGIASAEVVDQVMRASLGRRYAMVGPLEAADMTGLATVADIARHLFPELATGDEMMALVEQRLQRGDSGQRSGRGFYLWDEARRERIQRRRAHQLRFALKP
- a CDS encoding GntP family permease is translated as MSVLIALAALGLLMLAAYRGYSVILFAPIAALGAVLLTDPGAVAPTFTGLFMEKMVGFVKLYFPVFLLGAVFGKLIELSGFSRSIVAAAIRILGRRHAIPVIVLVCALLTYGGVSLFVVAFAVYPFAAELFRQSGIPKRLIPATVALGAFSFTMDALPGTPQIQNIIPTSFFGTNAWAAPWLGLIGSLFIIAVGLLYLERQRRNAQLKGEGYGTELLNEPETPDDINLPNPLIAILPLILVGVFNLGFTHWIPQWYGASHDLTLPGLAKPITTDVAKITAIWAVEAALVSGILLVVVFGFRNIRGRLAEGSKTAVGGAILAAMNTASEYGFGAVIAALPGFLVLSQALSAIPNPLLNEAISVTLLAGITGSASGGMSIALAAMADNFVAAAHAAHIPLEVLHRVASMASGGMDTLPHNGAVITLLAITGLSHRQAYGGIFAITLIKSAAVLFVIGVFYLTGIV
- a CDS encoding 3-hydroxybutyrate dehydrogenase, which gives rise to MSVQGKTALVTGSTSGIGLGIASALAAAGARVILNGFGDVEQAQMQVARLGAAPGYHGADLGDAAQIADMMQYAEREFGGVDILVNNAGIQHVAPLDQFPVEKWNAILAINLSAVFHTCRLALPGMRERNWGRIINVASVHGLVASKDKSAYVAAKHGVVGLTKTLALETARTPVTCNAICPGWVLTPLVQQQIDKRIAAGTDPQQARDELLAEKQPSQAFVTPEQLGELALFLCSDAAAQVRGAAWNMDGGWLAQ